CGGAACTGTATGCCCGGCTCGGGAAAATCGGGAATGGTGCGGATCAGCGAGCGCAGCGGAGCGAGGTCGGACGGATGTGTCATGGCGTTTCCTGGAAGGTGGGCAGGCCGAGCCGGGCGCGTCGTTCGTCGCGCGGCAGTGCAGCCAGCTCGCGCATGGTTGCCCATACGGCGGGCATGTCGGGTGAGGCGGCAATCAGTCGCGTGAAGGCCGGTCTGGCTGCAGTGTAGAGGCCGATCGACGCCAGCGTCGCGTTGTTGATGTCCTGTGCGAACCAGCGATCGTAGCCGCGGAAGCCGGCCCAGCGCGTGTCGCGCAGAGCACGATAATCCGCGCCCAGCTCTTCGAGCAGGCGCGCCTTGCCGGCGTGTTTTTCGGAATCCGCCAGATCGCTGCGGTAGAGCGCATCCAGTGCGTCGCGATAGCGGATCACCAGCGCGGCGAAATCGCTGCGCAGCAGCTGCGCCCGTTCGAACCCTTCGCGCAGCCCTTCCTTGCCGGAACGCGCCAGCCAGCGGCGCACGCCTTCCTCTTCCACCGCGCTGGCGAAGGACTCATTGAATTCGGTGTCGTCGCGTACGTAGACGATCTGGTGCGCCAGTTCATGCACGATGAGACGCACCAGCTCGGTCTCCGGATAGTGGATGAAGGTGTTCAGCAGCGGATCGTCGAACCAGCCCAGCGTCGAGTAGGCCGGCACACCGCTCACATGCACATCCAGCCCCTCGCGCGCCAGTGCGTCGGCGTGACGGCGCGCATCGGCTTCGGCGAAGAAGCCGCGATAGCTGACGCAGCCGGCGATCGGGAAGCAGGACTGGCGTGGCTTGACCGACAGGGGCTCGGTGGCGAACACGTTCCAGACGACGAAAGGGCGCCCGAGGTCGGCGTAACGACGGTAGCTGCCGTTGTCGGGCAGGGCCATCTCGCGGCTGGCCCAGTCGCGAATCTCTGCCGCCAGTGCGAGCTTGTCGCGCAGCGCCTGTGGGCTTGCCCCGTCGGCATCGACCTCGGCCAGCGGACGCGCCAGCCGCCACAGCTCGAACTGGCCGTGTGCCGCCTGCCAGTAGTAGCGTGGCGAGAAGCTGCCGTTGCAGCCGCCTAGCAGCAGCGCCAGACCGACGACGAGGCAGCGGTGCCGGAGCCGCTCAGCCCGCCTCGCGGTGTCCGGCATAGGGGTCGGCGTAGGCGGGAACGACGGCGGGGGCCGTGTCCAGCGGCGCGTTGTCGATGGTGACCGGTATCCAGCCGCGTACGCTGTTGATGAACCAGACGGCTTGGGCGCGGCCGAGGTCCTCACAGGTGAGCACGCGTTCCATCAGTTCGCCGCGCTCCACCAGTTCGCGCCTGAGCGTGCCATCTAGCAGGCCGCTGGATACCGGCGGCGTGTAACGGCTGCCATCGATGTCCAGCACCAGATTGCCGCGCGTGAATTCGGTCAGTTCGCCGGCGTCGTTCCACAGCAGCACGTCGAAGGCGCTACCGGCGACCTGCGACAGGTGGGCGTCGTAAATGCCCCGGCGTGTGGTCTTGTGGTAGAGCAGCGGCTCGGCGCGGGACACCGGTGCCGACGCCAGCCTGACCTTGCGCGGGCTGTTGTCGGGCTCGCCGGCAGCGGCGCTCTCGATGCGCAAGCCACCGTCCGCTGCGCACAGCAGGCGCACGCGCAGTCGGCCCTGCGGGTGTGCTGCCGCATGCGCGGCAAGTACCGACGCCGGATCCTGCGGGGAGGCAAAGCCGAAATGGCGCGCCGACGCGGCGAGCCGTGCGAGGTGGCGGTCGAGCAGTTCGTAGCGGCCATCGACCAGCAACAGCGTCTCGAACAGTTCGAAGCCATTGCTGGCGCGTGTCAGGAAGCGGCTCTTGGTCTGCACTTCGGCGTACTCGTCGGCGGCGACCGAATCCCAGGTGATGCCGCCACCCAGACCGCATTCCATTCGCTCGTT
The window above is part of the Methyloversatilis discipulorum genome. Proteins encoded here:
- a CDS encoding aminopeptidase, with amino-acid sequence MPDTARRAERLRHRCLVVGLALLLGGCNGSFSPRYYWQAAHGQFELWRLARPLAEVDADGASPQALRDKLALAAEIRDWASREMALPDNGSYRRYADLGRPFVVWNVFATEPLSVKPRQSCFPIAGCVSYRGFFAEADARRHADALAREGLDVHVSGVPAYSTLGWFDDPLLNTFIHYPETELVRLIVHELAHQIVYVRDDTEFNESFASAVEEEGVRRWLARSGKEGLREGFERAQLLRSDFAALVIRYRDALDALYRSDLADSEKHAGKARLLEELGADYRALRDTRWAGFRGYDRWFAQDINNATLASIGLYTAARPAFTRLIAASPDMPAVWATMRELAALPRDERRARLGLPTFQETP